The following are from one region of the Vitis riparia cultivar Riparia Gloire de Montpellier isolate 1030 chromosome 9, EGFV_Vit.rip_1.0, whole genome shotgun sequence genome:
- the LOC117922393 gene encoding transcription factor bHLH122-like, with protein sequence MESNLQHHQHQQQQMNSSLMRYRSAPSSYFSNFIDGEDCEEFLQHRPSSPETERIFSRFMSSGGTEDSSSHTVMNTRQNSQAMAPESVVVVSQQNQFMASMKHGAEVLQQQQQQNGYASGLQMMYQTSSPMPHHNSAAPGPVENSYSAVSSMGMDQSQQMKIGGGNNSNLIRHSSSPAGLFSHLNVENGYAIMRGTGSITDSRYTTAAS encoded by the coding sequence ATGGAGTCAAATCTTCAGCATCATCAGCATCAACAGCAGCAGATGAACTCCAGCTTGATGCGCTACAGATCTGCACCCAGCTCATACTTTTCCAATTTCATTGATGGAGAAGACTGTGAAGAGTTCCTACAGCACAGGCCTTCAAGTCCTGAAACTGAGAGAATTTTCTCTAGGTTCATGTCCAGTGGCGGGACAGAAGATTCATCTTCTCATACTGTTATGAATACGAGGCAGAATTCTCAGGCAATGGCGCCAGAATCAGTGGTAGTTGTGAGCCAGCAGAATCAGTTTATGGCGTCGATGAAGCACGGAGCGGAGGTTCttcagcagcagcagcagcagaatGGTTATGCTTCTGGTTTGCAAATGATGTATCAGACTTCATCACCTATGCCACATCATAATTCAGCAGCTCCTGGTCCAGTGGAGAATTCTTACAGTGCGGTTTCTTCAATGGGGATGGATCAGTCGCAGCAGATGAAGATTGGTGGAGGCAACAATTCGAATCTTATTCGACATAGTAGCTCACCTGCAGGACTGTTCTCCCACCTAAATGTTGAAAATGGCTATGCTATAATGAGAGGCACGGGCTCCATCACGGACTCGCGCTACACCACAGCTGCCAGTTAA
- the LOC117922086 gene encoding uncharacterized protein LOC117922086, with protein MANTSPDHTDSPLEKGVKEPNLIERANEEIKAVIGSPRHDKETHGTSDDIDEDTPIDEVKGPSVFERVKEEVEAIVEAIHPKKESRKHESSSE; from the exons ATGGCAAACACAAGTCCTGACCACACTGATTCTCCTTTAG aaaaaggCGTAAAAGAACCAAATCTAATCGAAAGAGCTAACGAAGAGATCAAGGCTGTAATTGGTTCACCTCGCCATGACAAGGAAACGCATGGCACAAGTGATGACATTGATGAGGACACTCCAATAGATGAAGTGAAAGGCCCGAGCGTGTTTGAACGAGTGAAGGAAGAGGTCGAGGCAATAGTTGAAGCAATTCATCCTAAGAAAGAATCTAGAAAGCACGAATCATCCTCAGAGTAA
- the LOC117922085 gene encoding EPIDERMAL PATTERNING FACTOR-like protein 2, whose amino-acid sequence MKRRSLCCFVMIVLHMVNLVSATSRALAPATGPSPQPFQFTLSSSKQGIKGMEGEGEMSVEAYYKGQSKIGSRPPSCENKCYGCTPCEAIQVPTTTNHLGVQYANYEPEGWKCKCGPSFYSP is encoded by the exons ATGAAGAGGAGGTCACTTTGTTGTTTTGTAATGATAGTTCTTCATATGGTGAATTTGGTTTCTGCAACAAGCAGGGCTTTGGCACCAG CCACAGGCCCAAGTCCCCAGCCCTTCCAATTTACCCTGAGTAGCTCAAAacag GGTATCAAAGGCATGGAAGGAGAGGGAGAGATGAGTGTAGAAGCATACTACAAGGGGCAGAGCAAAATAGGGTCAAGGCCACCAAGCTGTGAGAACAAATGCTATGGATGCACCCCATGTGAAGCCATTCAAGTGCCCACAACCACCAACCATCTGGGTGTCCAGTATGCCAACTATGAGCCTGAGGGCTGGAAATGCAAGTGTGGACCCTCCTTCTACAGCCCATGA
- the LOC117922084 gene encoding coatomer subunit zeta-1-like — translation MANFSTHGACPSIKNILLLDSEGKRVAVKYYSDDWPTNAAKLAFEKSVFTKTQKTNARTEAEIAMFENNIVIYKFIQDLHFFVTGGDDENELILATVLQGFSDAVALLLRNNIDKREALENLDLILLCLDEIVDGGMILETDASVIEGKVAAHSIDAGAPLSEQTLTQALATAREHLTRSLLK, via the exons ATGGCGAACTTCTCTACTCACGGA gcTTGCCCCTCTATAAAAAACATTCTTCTTCTGGATTCTGAAGGGAAGCGTGTGGCAGTCAAATATTACTCCGATGATTGGCCAACAAATGCTGCAAAATTAGCTTTTGAAAAGTCCGTCTTCACTAAAACTCAAAAGACAAATGCTCGGACTGAGG CGGAGATAGCAATGTTTGAGAACAACATAGTTATCTACAAGTTTATCCAGGATCTGCACTTCTTTGTGACTGGAGGTGATGATGAAAACGAACTCATCTTAGCCACAGTTCTTCAGGGCTTCTCCGATGCAGTTGCCCTTCTCCTCAG GAACAACATTGACAAGAGGGAGGCACTTGAGAACTTGGATCTCATTCTCCTATGCCTTGATGAGATTGTTGATGGAGG GATGATCCTTGAAACCGATGCCAGTGTTATTGAGGGAAAAGTAGCAGCTCATAGCATTGATGCTGGAGCTCCATTATCTGAGCAG ACTCTAACCCAAGCATTGGCAACAGCACGTGAACATTTGACAAGATCCCTTCTCAAATGA